One Nocardioides luti DNA window includes the following coding sequences:
- the rplK gene encoding 50S ribosomal protein L11 — protein MPPKKKIAALVKVQLQAGAATPAPPVGTALGPHGVNIMEFCKAYNAQTESMRGNVIPVEITIYEDRSFTFITKTPPAAELIKKAAGLKKGSGVPHKEKVGKLTKDQIREIATTKLPDLNANDIDAAMKIVEGTARSMGVTTD, from the coding sequence ATGCCTCCCAAGAAGAAGATCGCTGCACTCGTCAAGGTGCAGCTGCAGGCCGGCGCCGCGACGCCCGCCCCGCCGGTCGGTACCGCCCTCGGTCCGCACGGCGTGAACATCATGGAGTTCTGCAAGGCGTACAACGCCCAGACGGAGTCCATGCGCGGCAACGTGATCCCCGTCGAGATCACCATCTACGAGGACCGCTCCTTCACCTTCATCACGAAGACGCCTCCGGCCGCCGAGCTGATCAAGAAGGCCGCCGGCCTCAAGAAGGGCTCGGGCGTCCCGCACAAGGAGAAGGTCGGCAAGCTGACCAAGGACCAGATCCGCGAGATCGCGACCACGAAGCTGCCCGACCTGAACGCCAACGACATCGACGCCGCGATGAAGATCGTCGAGGGCACCGCCCGCTCCATGGGCGTCACCACCGACTGA